A window of the Bacillus andreraoultii genome harbors these coding sequences:
- a CDS encoding YlqD family protein has protein sequence MQIITTITVKQILTETSKQKLKTSFHLKKQQLLNEIEQLKFEMRRLEKTNKFSNERLRSYFNKQMDERSENIKQIDFQIEQLEILPLGSELKETEIQGLVSVEVGDNWNESLLQRTITIKDGIIEDIK, from the coding sequence TTGCAAATAATTACAACAATTACAGTCAAACAAATTTTAACAGAAACGAGTAAGCAAAAGCTAAAAACTTCCTTTCATTTAAAAAAGCAGCAACTATTGAATGAAATCGAACAATTAAAATTTGAAATGAGACGTTTAGAAAAGACAAATAAATTTTCTAATGAGCGATTGCGTTCATATTTTAATAAGCAAATGGATGAACGTTCTGAAAATATTAAACAAATTGACTTTCAAATCGAACAACTAGAAATACTACCTCTTGGTTCTGAGTTGAAGGAAACGGAAATTCAAGGACTTGTTTCTGTAGAAGTTGGTGATAACTGGAATGAGTCTTTATTACAGCGAACGATCACGATTAAAGATGGAATAATAGAAGATATTAAATAG
- the smc gene encoding chromosome segregation protein SMC, producing MFLRRLEMVGFKSFAERVTVDFIPGVTAVVGPNGSGKSNITDAIRWVLGEQSAKSLRGGKMEDIIFAGSDTRKPLNFAEVALTFENEDHFLPIEYNEVCIMRRMYRSGESEYFINKQSCRLKDIVDLLMDTGFGRDSFSIISQGKVEEILNSKAEERRTIFEEAAGVLKYKTRKKKAEAKLKETEENLNRVRDIIYELEGQEEPLKIQASIAKDYLQKKEELQQNEISLLVYEIDQLHNKWENLKSQLEKNKDKEIELSTRLHAKEADVSKLRDRMTALDESIEQLQHVLLVTSEELEKLEGRREVLKERKKNAGQIRSQLEQAIQEGKEKLSSLQNEISELEKQKNEISTKLQKEKQELEDRQKLLLAYSENVEEKIESLKSDYIELLNKQATIKNDSRHVQQQLDQLKEKLSKLKEENSRFITERNEINKKKETVQKELQNIQNKIDDFLKQYRLGQKQLAQLSDAYEKSEKTYYKALQYVQQAKSRKDLLEEMEEDYSGFYQGVKEVLKAKNRLEGIEGAVAELIKVDKNFQIAIDIALSSSQQHIVVQSEENARRAIKFLKSHGYGRATFLPLSVIQPKEIPINTRKRLQSHASFIGIAAELLEFAPKYTNIIKNLLGNVIITRDLRGANEIAALSGHRFRIVTLEGDVVNPGGSMTGGAMKKNSSTLLSRKTELDGLKKKLIEMEQQCEKLEQEVKEKKQLIKEKNSEVEAIRNFGEKLRNEELQLKDQLKEISWQENNISDRLTIYDTESENYHLELISLQEKQQRNEQTLLEISKKINNIDELIQEMSKKRDLDETNKSAVIEEINNLKIDIAKLEEQLRHIKSQLEMSVGRNNEIKTQLTNNMEDLDVLIKEMETSHSGENHLAEEANQKMIEKNKTIDLIADRRQQRLEFQQKLEDLENEVRELKRQHKGMTQILTEEEVKLNRMDVELENRLNTLREEYMLSYEGAKQQYSLEQPYEETKKKVKLIKLAIDELGTVNLGAIDEYERVSERLSFLVEQRDDLQEAKDTLFQVIQEMDEEMIKRFNETFIAIKSQFDSVFKSLFGGGRAELRLTDPEDLLNTGVDIIAQPPGKKLQNLALLSGGERALTAIALLFSILKVRPVPFCILDEVEAALDEANVYRFSQYLKQFSNETQFIVITHRKGTMEEADVLYGVTMQESGVSKLVSVRLEDTENVG from the coding sequence ATGTTTCTCAGAAGATTGGAAATGGTTGGCTTTAAATCATTTGCAGAGAGGGTAACGGTAGACTTCATTCCAGGCGTTACTGCAGTGGTTGGACCGAACGGAAGCGGGAAAAGTAACATAACGGATGCAATTCGATGGGTACTTGGTGAACAGTCGGCAAAATCATTACGTGGTGGGAAGATGGAAGACATCATATTTGCTGGAAGTGATACGAGAAAACCGTTAAACTTTGCAGAAGTGGCATTAACATTTGAAAACGAAGATCATTTCCTGCCGATTGAATACAATGAAGTCTGTATTATGAGAAGAATGTATCGATCTGGCGAGAGTGAATACTTTATTAATAAGCAATCGTGTCGTTTAAAAGATATCGTTGATTTATTAATGGATACCGGGTTTGGCCGTGATTCTTTTTCTATTATTAGTCAAGGAAAAGTTGAAGAGATATTAAACAGTAAAGCAGAGGAAAGAAGAACAATTTTTGAAGAAGCAGCTGGCGTTTTGAAGTATAAAACAAGGAAGAAAAAAGCTGAAGCTAAGTTGAAAGAAACAGAGGAAAACCTTAATCGAGTTCGCGATATTATATATGAACTTGAGGGTCAAGAAGAACCTTTAAAAATTCAAGCGTCAATTGCAAAAGATTATTTACAGAAAAAAGAAGAATTACAGCAAAACGAAATTAGCTTACTCGTCTATGAAATTGATCAATTGCATAATAAATGGGAAAACTTAAAATCACAGTTGGAGAAGAACAAAGATAAAGAAATTGAATTGTCAACACGACTACATGCGAAAGAAGCTGATGTTTCAAAGCTAAGAGATCGAATGACTGCACTTGATGAATCGATTGAACAGCTTCAGCATGTGCTTCTTGTTACAAGTGAGGAATTAGAAAAATTAGAAGGTAGACGAGAAGTATTAAAAGAGCGGAAAAAGAATGCCGGTCAAATCCGTTCCCAATTGGAACAAGCGATACAAGAAGGGAAAGAAAAACTTTCAAGTTTACAAAATGAAATTAGTGAGCTTGAAAAACAAAAAAATGAAATAAGTACAAAACTACAAAAAGAAAAACAGGAACTGGAAGATCGTCAAAAACTATTATTAGCTTATTCAGAAAACGTTGAGGAAAAAATAGAATCATTGAAAAGTGATTATATTGAACTATTGAATAAACAAGCAACAATTAAAAATGATTCTCGTCATGTTCAACAACAACTAGATCAGTTGAAGGAAAAACTGAGCAAGTTAAAGGAAGAAAATAGTCGGTTTATTACTGAAAGAAATGAAATCAACAAGAAAAAAGAAACGGTACAAAAAGAACTTCAAAACATACAAAATAAGATTGATGATTTCCTTAAACAGTATCGATTAGGCCAAAAACAGTTGGCACAACTTTCCGACGCGTACGAAAAGAGCGAGAAAACATATTACAAGGCGCTTCAATATGTTCAACAAGCGAAATCTCGTAAAGACTTATTAGAGGAAATGGAAGAAGATTATTCTGGATTTTACCAAGGTGTAAAAGAGGTTTTAAAAGCGAAAAATCGCCTTGAGGGAATTGAAGGGGCGGTTGCGGAACTTATTAAAGTAGATAAAAACTTTCAAATTGCTATTGATATTGCACTTAGTAGTAGCCAGCAACACATTGTTGTACAGTCAGAAGAAAATGCGAGACGAGCGATAAAGTTTTTGAAAAGTCACGGTTATGGACGGGCAACTTTTCTTCCTCTGTCCGTTATACAGCCAAAAGAAATTCCTATTAACACACGAAAACGGCTCCAATCACATGCAAGTTTCATTGGTATCGCAGCTGAGTTGTTGGAATTTGCTCCAAAGTATACAAATATTATTAAGAACTTATTAGGTAATGTTATCATTACTCGTGATTTACGTGGAGCAAATGAAATAGCTGCCCTGTCTGGACATCGTTTTCGAATTGTTACATTAGAAGGGGATGTTGTCAACCCGGGAGGATCAATGACCGGGGGAGCAATGAAAAAAAATTCAAGTACTCTTCTAAGCAGAAAAACTGAATTAGATGGATTGAAGAAAAAGTTAATTGAAATGGAACAGCAGTGTGAAAAGCTGGAGCAAGAAGTAAAAGAAAAAAAACAATTGATTAAAGAGAAGAACTCTGAAGTAGAAGCAATTCGCAATTTTGGAGAGAAATTGCGGAATGAAGAACTTCAATTAAAAGATCAATTAAAAGAAATAAGTTGGCAGGAGAACAATATTTCTGATCGACTAACTATTTATGATACTGAAAGTGAAAATTATCATCTTGAATTAATCAGTTTACAAGAGAAGCAGCAACGTAATGAACAAACGTTATTAGAAATTTCAAAGAAAATAAACAACATTGATGAGTTAATACAGGAAATGTCAAAAAAACGTGATTTAGACGAAACGAATAAATCGGCTGTGATAGAAGAAATAAACAATTTAAAAATTGATATTGCAAAGTTAGAAGAACAACTACGCCATATTAAGAGCCAGTTGGAAATGAGTGTAGGTCGCAATAATGAAATAAAAACTCAATTAACAAATAATATGGAAGATTTGGATGTCCTTATTAAAGAAATGGAAACAAGTCATTCGGGGGAAAACCACTTAGCTGAAGAAGCAAATCAGAAAATGATTGAAAAAAATAAAACAATTGATTTGATTGCTGATCGCAGGCAACAAAGGCTTGAGTTTCAACAAAAGTTAGAGGATCTTGAGAATGAAGTAAGAGAGCTGAAAAGGCAGCATAAAGGCATGACACAAATTTTAACCGAAGAAGAAGTTAAGTTGAATCGAATGGATGTGGAACTCGAAAATCGACTCAATACATTACGGGAAGAATATATGTTATCCTATGAAGGAGCGAAACAACAATATTCTTTGGAACAACCTTATGAAGAAACGAAAAAGAAAGTAAAACTAATTAAACTCGCCATTGATGAATTAGGAACTGTAAATCTTGGAGCAATCGATGAATATGAACGAGTTTCTGAAAGATTATCGTTCCTAGTTGAACAAAGAGATGATTTGCAAGAAGCAAAAGATACATTATTCCAAGTAATTCAAGAAATGGATGAGGAAATGATTAAACGTTTCAATGAAACTTTTATCGCAATTAAGTCACAATTTGATTCTGTGTTCAAATCGTTATTCGGTGGCGGAAGAGCGGAATTAAGATTGACAGATCCAGAAGACTTATTAAATACAGGTGTTGACATTATTGCCCAACCACCGGGAAAAAAATTACAAAATCTCGCTCTACTATCAGGAGGAGAAAGAGCATTAACAGCAATTGCCTTATTATTTTCAATTTTAAAAGTGAGACCAGTACCATTTTGCATATTAGATGAGGTTGAAGCCGCTTTAGATGAAGCAAATGTTTACCGTTTCAGCCAATATTTAAAACAATTTAGTAATGAGACGCAATTTATCGTAATTACCCACCGGAAAGGAACAATGGAAGAGGCCGACGTTTTATACGGAGTTACGATGCAAGAATCAGGCGTTTCAAAATTAGTTTCTGTCCGATTAGAAGATACAGAAAATGTGGGCTAA
- the rimM gene encoding ribosome maturation factor RimM (Essential for efficient processing of 16S rRNA): MQKYFNVGKIVNTHGINGEVRVISVTDFHESRYQKGAKLQLFLQNSQEPITLTIKSWRRHKNFDLLQFEGYSNIHDVEGFKGGVLKISIEQLEELDENEYYFHQIIGCIVKGLDGVEFGKVTEILTPGANDVWVIKGKDRKEHYIPFIKDVVKKVDLDEKTIWIEPMEGLFE, from the coding sequence TTGCAAAAATATTTTAACGTCGGAAAAATTGTTAATACTCATGGGATAAATGGAGAAGTTCGTGTAATTTCAGTAACTGACTTTCATGAAAGCCGATATCAGAAAGGGGCAAAACTACAGTTATTTTTGCAAAATAGCCAAGAACCGATAACATTAACGATTAAGAGTTGGCGCCGTCATAAAAATTTTGACTTACTACAATTTGAAGGATACTCCAATATTCATGATGTTGAAGGTTTTAAAGGTGGCGTATTAAAAATCTCCATTGAGCAATTGGAGGAACTTGATGAAAATGAGTACTATTTCCACCAAATTATTGGGTGTATCGTAAAAGGTCTTGATGGAGTTGAGTTTGGAAAGGTTACTGAAATACTAACCCCTGGTGCTAACGATGTATGGGTTATTAAAGGTAAGGATCGAAAAGAACATTACATACCATTTATTAAAGACGTTGTAAAAAAAGTCGATCTTGACGAGAAAACGATTTGGATTGAACCGATGGAAGGGTTGTTCGAATAA
- the fabG gene encoding 3-oxoacyl-ACP reductase FabG translates to MSLIGKTALVTGASRGIGKEIALELARNGADVIVNYAGNKQLAEQVVEEIRSFGRESVAIQADVADNEAVEKMVKEIIDRFGSLHILVNNAGITRDQLLMRMKETDWDDVLNTNLKSVFLTTKAVSRQMMRQKEGRIINISSIVGVSGNAGQANYVAAKAGIIGLTKSAAKELASRNITVNAVAPGFISTDMTEKLPEEVKNELYKQIPMARLGDPKDIAYSVAFLASDKSSYITGQTIHVNGGMYM, encoded by the coding sequence ATGAGTTTAATTGGTAAAACAGCCCTTGTTACTGGTGCTTCTCGTGGCATAGGAAAGGAAATTGCTCTAGAATTAGCAAGAAACGGTGCCGATGTTATCGTAAACTATGCAGGAAATAAACAACTCGCTGAACAAGTAGTCGAGGAAATTCGTTCCTTTGGTCGAGAAAGCGTGGCTATTCAAGCGGATGTTGCTGATAACGAAGCGGTAGAAAAGATGGTTAAAGAGATAATTGACAGGTTTGGTTCTTTGCATATTTTAGTAAATAATGCGGGGATCACTCGTGATCAATTGCTAATGAGAATGAAGGAAACGGACTGGGATGATGTGCTGAATACAAATTTAAAAAGTGTATTCTTGACGACAAAAGCTGTTTCTAGACAAATGATGAGACAAAAAGAAGGTCGTATCATTAACATTTCCTCCATTGTCGGTGTTAGTGGAAATGCGGGACAAGCAAATTATGTCGCAGCAAAGGCCGGCATTATCGGCCTAACAAAGTCGGCTGCAAAAGAGCTAGCTTCTCGAAATATTACTGTTAATGCAGTTGCACCTGGTTTTATTTCGACCGATATGACTGAAAAATTGCCTGAGGAAGTGAAAAATGAGCTTTATAAACAAATTCCAATGGCAAGACTCGGTGATCCGAAAGATATTGCTTATTCTGTAGCTTTTCTTGCATCTGATAAAAGTAGTTATATTACAGGACAAACCATTCATGTCAATGGTGGCATGTATATGTAG
- the rpsP gene encoding 30S ribosomal protein S16 — protein sequence MAVKIRLKRMGAKKSPFYRIVVADARSPRDGRQIETIGTYNPLTEPATLEINEELALKWLKDGAKPSDTVRNLFSKKGILEKFHNEKYGK from the coding sequence ATGGCAGTAAAAATTCGTTTAAAACGTATGGGAGCAAAAAAATCTCCTTTCTATCGTATTGTAGTAGCAGACGCACGTTCTCCTCGTGATGGACGTCAAATTGAAACGATTGGAACTTATAATCCATTAACAGAACCAGCTACATTAGAAATTAATGAAGAATTAGCGTTAAAATGGTTAAAAGATGGAGCTAAACCTTCTGACACAGTTCGGAATCTATTTTCTAAAAAAGGTATCTTAGAAAAATTTCATAATGAAAAATATGGAAAATAA
- a CDS encoding putative DNA-binding protein, translated as MLEKTTRINYLFDFYQDLLTPKQQSYMSLYYLDDLSLGEIAEQFNVSRQAVYDNIKRTEAMLEEYESKLHLYEKFLTRKKLINKLNEKIHDHLDTEQQKEVFSLLNEIKELD; from the coding sequence ATGTTAGAAAAAACGACGAGAATTAATTATTTATTTGATTTTTATCAAGACTTACTCACTCCAAAACAACAGAGTTATATGTCGCTCTATTATTTAGATGATTTATCCCTCGGTGAAATTGCTGAACAATTCAATGTATCAAGACAAGCTGTTTATGATAATATTAAACGTACTGAAGCTATGTTAGAAGAATATGAAAGCAAATTACATTTATACGAAAAGTTCTTAACACGGAAAAAGTTAATTAATAAACTAAATGAAAAGATTCATGATCATCTTGATACGGAACAACAGAAAGAAGTTTTTTCTTTACTAAATGAAATAAAAGAATTAGATTAG
- the trmD gene encoding tRNA (guanosine(37)-N1)-methyltransferase TrmD: MRIDILTLFPNMFTGVLNESILKKASELGQVEYYITNFRDYAQNKHHTVDDYPYGGGAGMVLKPEPIFNAVEHIKKETNGLPRVILTCPQGERYTQKKAEELAKEDHLLFICGHYEGYDERIRELVTDEISIGDFVLTGGELASMVIVDSVVRLLPSVLGNEKSPIEDSFSTGLLEHPHYTRPPEYRGFKVPDVLLSGNHKLIDEWRKKESLKRTLERRPDLLEGYPLSVEEKRLLDDLKDKK, translated from the coding sequence ATGCGGATTGATATATTAACACTTTTCCCCAACATGTTTACGGGTGTATTAAATGAATCGATATTAAAGAAAGCTAGCGAGTTAGGACAGGTTGAATATTATATCACTAACTTTCGTGATTACGCTCAAAATAAGCATCATACGGTTGATGATTATCCATATGGTGGCGGGGCTGGGATGGTATTAAAACCTGAACCAATTTTTAATGCAGTTGAGCATATTAAAAAAGAAACGAATGGATTACCTAGAGTCATCTTAACTTGTCCCCAAGGTGAACGATACACCCAAAAGAAAGCGGAAGAGTTAGCAAAAGAAGACCATCTTCTGTTTATATGTGGTCATTATGAGGGCTACGATGAAAGAATTCGTGAGCTTGTGACGGATGAAATATCAATTGGTGACTTTGTCCTTACTGGCGGGGAGTTGGCCTCGATGGTTATTGTTGATAGTGTTGTAAGGTTATTACCGAGTGTTTTAGGTAATGAAAAATCGCCTATTGAGGATTCCTTTTCTACGGGTCTTCTTGAACATCCTCATTATACAAGACCGCCAGAATATCGAGGATTTAAAGTTCCTGATGTACTCTTATCTGGTAACCATAAATTAATTGATGAATGGAGAAAAAAGGAATCTTTAAAACGCACACTAGAACGACGCCCTGATTTACTTGAAGGTTACCCTTTATCTGTTGAGGAAAAGCGCCTACTCGATGACTTGAAAGACAAAAAATGA
- the ftsY gene encoding signal recognition particle-docking protein FtsY: MGFFDKLKNKLTKQTETVTEKFKDGLTKTRQSFAGKMNDLVARYRKVDEDFFDELEEVLIQADVGFDTVLELVDELKMEVKKQNIQETSEVKEIIMEKLVDIYESGEEQITTLNIQSDGPTVILFVGVNGVGKTTTIGKLAHKFKQEGKNVLLAAGDTFRAGAIEQLEVWGERVGVEVIKQSEGSDPAAVIYDAIQATKSRKIDILLCDTAGRLQNKVNLMKELEKVKRVIEREIPGAPHEVLLVLDATTGQNAMIQAKQFKEATDVTGIVLTKLDGTAKGGIVIAIRKELNIPVKYVGLGEKMDDLQPFDLEQYVYGLFAGLAEGKDEE, encoded by the coding sequence ATGGGTTTTTTTGATAAACTAAAAAACAAATTAACGAAGCAAACGGAGACTGTTACTGAGAAGTTTAAAGATGGATTAACGAAAACTCGACAAAGTTTTGCAGGAAAAATGAATGATTTAGTTGCTCGCTATCGAAAAGTGGATGAAGACTTTTTTGATGAATTAGAAGAGGTGTTAATTCAAGCGGATGTAGGCTTTGATACGGTACTTGAATTAGTTGACGAGCTAAAAATGGAAGTGAAAAAGCAGAATATCCAAGAAACTTCCGAAGTTAAAGAGATTATAATGGAAAAATTGGTAGACATATATGAGTCAGGAGAAGAACAAATAACGACGTTAAACATTCAAAGCGATGGACCTACTGTTATTTTATTTGTTGGGGTTAATGGTGTAGGAAAAACAACAACAATCGGTAAGCTTGCTCATAAATTTAAACAAGAAGGAAAAAATGTGTTATTAGCAGCTGGAGACACTTTTCGGGCAGGAGCAATTGAACAATTAGAAGTATGGGGAGAGCGTGTTGGTGTTGAAGTAATTAAGCAAAGTGAAGGGTCTGATCCTGCAGCGGTTATTTATGATGCCATACAAGCAACAAAATCTCGAAAAATAGATATTTTATTATGTGATACAGCAGGTCGCTTACAAAATAAAGTAAATTTAATGAAAGAACTGGAAAAAGTAAAACGAGTAATCGAACGTGAAATCCCAGGTGCACCGCATGAAGTGTTGTTAGTTTTAGATGCCACGACTGGACAAAATGCCATGATTCAGGCAAAACAATTTAAAGAAGCAACGGATGTAACAGGAATCGTCTTAACGAAATTGGATGGAACTGCAAAAGGTGGTATCGTTATCGCGATTAGAAAAGAATTAAATATACCAGTTAAATATGTTGGTTTAGGAGAAAAAATGGACGACCTACAACCGTTTGATTTAGAGCAATATGTTTACGGACTTTTTGCCGGATTAGCAGAAGGAAAAGATGAAGAATAA
- the ffh gene encoding signal recognition particle protein, with protein MAFEGLADRLQSTMQKIRGKGKVSEADVKEMMREVRLALLYADVNLKVVKNFIKKVSERAVGQEVMKSLTPGQQVIKVVKEELTELMGGEQSKIAVATKSPTVIMMVGLQGAGKTTTTGKLANLLRKKYNRKPLLVAADIYRPAAINQLQTLGKQLSLPVFSLGDQVSPVEIAEKAIEQAKAEHNDYVLIDTAGRLHIDENLMDELKNIKESVKPDEIFLVVDAMTGQDAVNVATSFNDQLGITGVVLTKLDGDTRGGAALSIRAVTGKPIKFVGLGEKMDALEPFHPERMASRILGMGDVLSLIEKAQANVDEEKAKELEKKMRSASITLDDFLEQLSQVRKMGPLDELFKMLPGANKVKGLNNLKIDEKQISHVEAIIQSMTKEEKEHPEIINASRRKRIAKGSGRTVPEVNRLLKQFEEMKKMMKQMNAMTKKGKKGGFKLPFM; from the coding sequence ATGGCGTTTGAAGGTTTAGCTGACCGATTGCAGAGTACGATGCAAAAAATCCGTGGAAAAGGTAAAGTTTCCGAAGCGGATGTAAAAGAAATGATGCGTGAAGTCCGACTCGCATTACTCTATGCCGATGTCAACTTAAAAGTAGTCAAGAACTTTATTAAGAAAGTTAGTGAACGAGCAGTAGGACAAGAAGTAATGAAAAGTCTTACCCCTGGTCAACAAGTAATTAAAGTAGTTAAAGAAGAGTTGACAGAGTTAATGGGTGGTGAGCAAAGTAAAATTGCTGTAGCTACGAAATCACCAACAGTCATCATGATGGTCGGTTTACAAGGTGCGGGTAAAACGACAACAACGGGTAAACTGGCCAATTTGCTTAGAAAAAAATATAACCGAAAACCACTTCTCGTTGCAGCAGATATTTATCGACCTGCAGCAATTAATCAGTTGCAAACATTAGGAAAACAATTGAGTTTACCAGTCTTTTCATTGGGAGATCAAGTAAGTCCAGTAGAAATTGCTGAAAAAGCAATTGAACAAGCTAAAGCTGAACATAATGACTACGTATTAATCGATACAGCTGGGCGTCTTCATATAGATGAAAATCTTATGGATGAATTGAAAAATATAAAAGAATCAGTAAAGCCTGATGAAATATTTCTTGTTGTCGATGCAATGACTGGTCAAGATGCGGTTAATGTTGCAACAAGTTTTAATGATCAACTTGGTATTACTGGTGTTGTTTTGACAAAACTTGATGGCGATACAAGAGGGGGAGCCGCCTTATCGATACGTGCGGTAACTGGAAAACCAATCAAATTTGTTGGTTTAGGAGAAAAAATGGATGCATTAGAACCATTTCATCCAGAAAGAATGGCATCACGAATTCTTGGAATGGGAGATGTTTTGTCATTAATTGAAAAAGCACAAGCAAATGTCGATGAAGAAAAGGCAAAAGAACTTGAAAAGAAAATGCGTTCTGCCTCAATAACATTAGATGATTTTCTAGAACAACTTAGTCAAGTTCGTAAAATGGGTCCATTAGATGAACTATTTAAAATGTTACCGGGTGCAAATAAAGTTAAAGGGCTTAATAATTTAAAAATAGATGAAAAACAAATTAGTCATGTTGAAGCGATTATTCAATCGATGACAAAAGAAGAAAAAGAACATCCGGAAATTATTAATGCATCAAGAAGAAAGCGAATTGCAAAAGGTAGTGGGAGAACAGTACCAGAAGTCAATCGGCTATTAAAACAATTTGAAGAAATGAAAAAAATGATGAAACAAATGAACGCTATGACAAAAAAAGGGAAAAAAGGTGGATTTAAACTACCATTCATGTAA
- the rnc gene encoding ribonuclease III — translation MARIRRTQKEVIDTIKYEQFQERLGIKFTNLSLLIQAFTHSSYVNEHRKRSREDNERLEFLGDAVLELTVSHFLYKTYPMLEEGDMTKMRAAIVCEPSLLLFAQELSFGELMRLGKGEELTGGRSRPALLADAFEAFIGALYLDQGLETVFRFLEKTVFPKILQGAFSHVMDYKSQLQEIVQRDGLGILEYVILEEKGPAHNREFVSEVKLNNQSLGRGHGKSKKEAEQKAAHVALTKLSKTN, via the coding sequence ATGGCGAGGATAAGACGGACACAAAAAGAAGTAATTGATACAATAAAATACGAACAATTTCAGGAACGACTAGGAATCAAATTTACAAATTTGTCATTATTAATACAAGCATTCACCCATTCATCCTACGTAAATGAGCATCGGAAAAGAAGTAGGGAAGACAATGAGCGTCTTGAATTTTTAGGAGATGCTGTGTTAGAATTAACCGTTTCTCACTTTTTATATAAAACATATCCGATGCTGGAAGAAGGGGATATGACAAAAATGCGTGCAGCTATTGTTTGTGAGCCCTCCTTACTATTATTTGCGCAAGAATTAAGTTTTGGCGAATTAATGCGTTTAGGTAAAGGTGAAGAATTAACAGGTGGAAGAAGTCGTCCAGCATTACTAGCCGACGCTTTTGAAGCATTTATTGGAGCGCTCTATTTAGATCAAGGTCTAGAAACAGTATTCCGTTTCTTAGAAAAAACCGTTTTCCCAAAAATTTTACAAGGTGCATTTTCTCATGTGATGGATTATAAAAGCCAATTACAAGAGATTGTTCAAAGAGATGGTTTAGGTATATTAGAATATGTCATTCTTGAAGAAAAGGGACCTGCCCATAATCGGGAGTTTGTTTCAGAAGTCAAATTAAATAATCAAAGTCTTGGTAGGGGGCATGGAAAGTCAAAGAAAGAAGCAGAACAAAAGGCAGCACATGTTGCTTTGACCAAATTGTCAAAAACGAATTAA
- a CDS encoding KH domain-containing protein, protein MENLIETIVKPLVDFPDDVKIAVEEDNHRIIYKLSVDNRDIGKVIGKQGRVAKAIRTVVYAHAHATEKNKKVFLEITE, encoded by the coding sequence ATGGAGAATTTAATTGAAACTATCGTCAAACCCCTTGTAGATTTTCCCGATGACGTGAAGATTGCTGTCGAAGAGGATAATCATCGAATTATTTACAAACTTAGTGTAGATAATAGAGATATTGGCAAAGTTATTGGGAAACAAGGAAGAGTGGCTAAGGCGATTCGAACTGTTGTTTATGCTCATGCACATGCAACAGAGAAGAATAAGAAGGTTTTTCTAGAAATTACAGAATAA
- a CDS encoding acyl carrier protein has product MASVLERVTKIVVDRLGVDEAKVTPEATFKDDLGADSLDVVELVMELEDEFGLQFSDEDSEKIVTVGDAVSYIESQL; this is encoded by the coding sequence ATGGCTAGCGTATTAGAACGTGTAACAAAAATTGTTGTTGACCGTCTTGGAGTCGATGAAGCAAAAGTAACACCTGAAGCAACATTTAAAGATGATCTTGGTGCTGACTCCCTTGATGTAGTTGAATTAGTAATGGAGCTTGAAGACGAATTTGGTCTGCAATTTTCTGATGAAGATTCAGAAAAAATCGTTACAGTAGGAGATGCTGTATCTTACATAGAGAGTCAATTATAA